From Nicotiana tabacum cultivar K326 chromosome 20, ASM71507v2, whole genome shotgun sequence, one genomic window encodes:
- the LOC107768896 gene encoding secreted RxLR effector protein 161-like: MDESKEIDTPTATTTKLDIDEPGHMLIRSRIGANPKESHLTVVKRILRYLKGTTDLCLWYHKDSNFNLVGCADADYAGFLVDRKRTSGMTHFLGSCLVSWATKKQNSVALSTAEAEYVATSSCCAQLLWIKRQLMDFGIEVD; encoded by the exons atggatgaatcaaaagAAATAGATACACCCACTGCaacaactactaaattagacatagatgaacctggtcaTATGTTGATTAGAAGtcgtataggg GCAAATCCTAAGGAATCCCACTTAactgttgtcaagaggatactgagatatttgaaaggcactactgacCTTTGCCTTTGGTACCATAAAGATAGTAACTTTAATCTAGTAGGAtgtgctgatgctgattatgcaggtttccttgtaGATAGGAAAAGAACCTCAGGTATGactcattttcttggttcatgtctggTATCATGGGCCACTAAGAAGCAGAATTCAGTAGCTTTATCCACTGCTGAGGCTGAGTATGTTGCTACttcctcttgttgtgctcaactactGTGGATCAAACGACAACTGAtggattttggcattgaa gttgattag